One window of the Planctomycetia bacterium genome contains the following:
- a CDS encoding membrane bound O-acyl transferase family-domain-containing protein, with amino-acid sequence MSAAPEPSPEEKSLSSIAAPHAPVSPWRGWIPLWLLSLGVASSPLLPFGYPTDRPRWELAWLYVFAFFGAMKWLTWRRTTAPAASRLRHLGYLIAWPGLDAPTFLRSTAARNSVVDPREGVVAFGKIFLGATLFWVAARCVPPDWPIVQSWVGLTGLAIGLLGGFFHLLSWLWRAGGIDAQRLMIAPLRSVSLAEFWGRRWNTAFHDFVRRFVYQPIALRFGSLSGTTGVFLFSGVLHDAVLSLPAQGGYGRPTLYFLIQLVGLGCERSSLGRRVRLGHGLRGRIFTALVVVGPVGLLFHRPFVEHIWLPFMQAAGAL; translated from the coding sequence ATGAGTGCCGCTCCGGAGCCGTCGCCGGAGGAGAAGTCTCTGTCGAGCATCGCGGCTCCGCATGCTCCGGTCTCGCCGTGGCGCGGTTGGATTCCGTTGTGGCTCCTATCGCTCGGCGTTGCGAGTTCGCCGCTGCTGCCGTTCGGCTATCCGACCGATCGGCCTCGCTGGGAGCTGGCGTGGCTCTACGTGTTCGCGTTCTTCGGCGCAATGAAGTGGCTCACGTGGCGTCGAACCACGGCTCCGGCGGCATCGCGGCTCCGTCACCTCGGATACTTGATTGCTTGGCCGGGGCTCGATGCTCCGACGTTCCTTAGGAGTACGGCTGCTCGCAACTCCGTCGTCGATCCGCGCGAAGGAGTCGTCGCGTTCGGCAAGATATTCTTAGGGGCGACGCTGTTTTGGGTAGCGGCTCGTTGCGTTCCGCCCGACTGGCCGATCGTGCAAAGCTGGGTCGGCCTCACGGGACTCGCGATCGGTCTGCTCGGCGGCTTTTTTCATTTGCTGAGTTGGCTTTGGCGCGCCGGCGGAATCGATGCCCAGCGTTTGATGATCGCGCCGCTGAGGTCGGTGAGCTTGGCGGAGTTTTGGGGGCGCCGGTGGAATACGGCCTTTCACGATTTCGTTCGTCGCTTCGTGTACCAGCCGATTGCGTTGCGCTTCGGCTCGCTGAGCGGCACCACCGGCGTGTTTCTCTTCAGCGGCGTATTGCACGACGCGGTTCTTTCGCTTCCCGCCCAAGGCGGATACGGCCGACCGACTCTGTACTTTCTAATCCAACTCGTCGGGCTCGGCTGCGAACGCTCGTCCCTCGGACGACGGGTGCGCCTCGGCCATGGCTTGCGCGGTCGCATATTCACGGCGCTCGTCGTCGTCGGGCCCGTCGGGTTGTTGTTTCACCGGCCGTTCGTCGAGCACATCTGGTTGCCGTTCATGCAAGCCGCGGGTGCGTTATAG
- a CDS encoding terpene cyclase/mutase family protein, translating into MASTSGSDSSVDRRMIGDSFARSQPTNVPHASQIWLDGEVLSCACPECGAPMSIRVWLSLAECRMCGAQVELTEEQERLARQLLADRESSKGPLPPAARTSLPVWANPVVRDAPQPNLRPVEILAPPPASPSPPAMPSKGATPPPVPRLVPPAIPKPLIAEVVDAPPRLLIARPADALPLPTPPEEEKPRLFGRGWLQHAIAALVSLIVNMMFIILLGLFQFQFPAKPDLVILEVDMKPAPAGAVGGEVFLKAPAKQPAVAEPKTNAPLQPNTSEKPQMLAAVTAIETKELIEKLRPAIEPAPLPLPSSASGGGSFAIGTLLAGRDQSVRAKVLNIEGGTERTEMAVAMGLKWIASHQNRDGSWSLDGFPTAGECRGRCEHIGLSSDTAGTALALLPFLGAGFTHRGEHEYRETVDKGLMWLVSHQEKDGDLRGPGGGRMYSHGQAAIALCEAYALTHDSKLREPAQKAIDFIVKAQHARGGWRYSPGEAGDTSVVGWQIMALRSAQMAKLNVPDAVLRKSDLFLASVQASTSQGRFSYMPGSHISEVMTAEGLLCRLYSGWRTNFPPLVNGVDWLLKSHLPTAENINMYYCYYATQVMHHIGGDRWKKWNERTRKVLVELQATEGHMAGSWAPMEIHDRVGGRLYMTALAVCTLEVYYRHLPLYKNAVTMQGK; encoded by the coding sequence ATGGCGTCGACGAGCGGTAGCGATTCGTCCGTAGATCGGCGCATGATCGGCGACTCGTTCGCGCGATCGCAGCCGACGAACGTACCGCATGCCTCTCAAATTTGGCTCGACGGCGAAGTGCTTTCCTGCGCGTGTCCCGAGTGCGGCGCGCCGATGTCGATTCGGGTTTGGCTCAGCCTCGCCGAATGTCGGATGTGCGGCGCACAGGTCGAGCTTACGGAAGAGCAAGAGCGGCTTGCGCGGCAATTGTTAGCCGATCGTGAGTCGTCGAAGGGGCCTCTCCCACCGGCGGCTCGAACTAGCTTGCCGGTCTGGGCGAATCCCGTGGTTCGCGATGCCCCTCAGCCGAACCTAAGACCGGTCGAGATTCTTGCGCCGCCGCCCGCGTCGCCGTCACCACCGGCGATGCCGAGTAAAGGTGCAACTCCGCCTCCTGTGCCGCGGCTCGTCCCGCCGGCGATCCCGAAGCCGCTCATTGCCGAAGTGGTCGACGCGCCCCCGCGGCTGTTGATTGCGCGACCGGCCGACGCTCTCCCGCTGCCGACACCGCCCGAAGAGGAGAAGCCGCGACTGTTCGGCCGAGGTTGGCTTCAGCACGCGATCGCCGCGCTCGTGAGCCTGATCGTGAACATGATGTTCATCATTCTCTTGGGCCTATTCCAGTTTCAGTTTCCGGCGAAGCCCGACCTCGTGATTCTCGAGGTCGACATGAAGCCCGCCCCGGCCGGCGCAGTCGGGGGCGAAGTCTTTTTGAAGGCCCCTGCCAAACAACCGGCCGTCGCCGAACCGAAAACCAATGCGCCGCTTCAGCCCAATACGAGTGAGAAGCCGCAGATGCTCGCAGCGGTAACGGCCATCGAGACGAAAGAGTTGATCGAGAAGCTGCGTCCGGCCATCGAGCCCGCACCGCTTCCTTTGCCGTCGTCGGCGTCGGGCGGAGGAAGCTTCGCCATCGGTACTTTGCTCGCCGGTCGCGACCAGAGCGTGCGCGCGAAAGTGCTGAATATCGAAGGGGGAACCGAGCGTACCGAGATGGCCGTCGCGATGGGATTGAAGTGGATTGCCTCTCATCAGAATCGGGATGGAAGTTGGAGCCTCGATGGCTTTCCGACCGCGGGGGAATGCCGCGGCCGTTGCGAGCATATCGGTCTCTCCAGCGACACGGCGGGAACGGCCCTCGCGCTCCTGCCGTTTCTGGGGGCGGGGTTCACACATCGGGGCGAGCATGAGTATCGCGAAACCGTCGACAAGGGCCTCATGTGGCTGGTCTCGCACCAAGAAAAAGATGGCGACTTGCGAGGCCCAGGGGGCGGTCGCATGTATTCCCATGGTCAGGCGGCGATTGCGCTTTGTGAAGCGTATGCCTTGACGCACGATTCTAAATTGCGAGAGCCGGCTCAGAAGGCGATCGATTTCATCGTCAAGGCACAGCACGCGCGCGGCGGTTGGCGCTATTCCCCGGGCGAGGCAGGCGACACCAGCGTCGTCGGCTGGCAGATTATGGCCTTGCGCAGTGCTCAAATGGCGAAGTTGAACGTGCCCGACGCGGTCTTGAGAAAGAGCGACCTGTTTCTCGCGTCGGTACAAGCGAGCACATCGCAAGGACGGTTCTCGTACATGCCCGGCTCCCACATTAGCGAAGTCATGACCGCCGAAGGCTTGCTCTGTCGATTGTACTCAGGCTGGAGAACGAATTTCCCGCCGCTCGTCAACGGCGTCGATTGGCTGCTGAAGAGCCATCTGCCGACCGCCGAGAACATCAACATGTATTACTGTTACTACGCCACGCAAGTCATGCATCACATCGGCGGCGATCGCTGGAAAAAGTGGAACGAGCGCACGCGCAAGGTGCTTGTGGAATTGCAAGCGACGGAAGGACACATGGCGGGAAGCTGGGCGCCGATGGAAATACACGACCGCGTCGGCGGACGGCTTTATATGACGGCGCTCGCGGTCTGTACTCTCGAGGTCTACTACCGGCACTTACCGCTGTATAAAAACGCGGTGACGATGCAAGGGAAATGA
- a CDS encoding prepilin-type N-terminal cleavage/methylation domain-containing protein: MNKISRDVNHDRRCSSWVRRARNGFTLLEVVVALTITLILMGLVVEIFSKIGKGVNNSRANMELNDQLRNAKHRLIQDLRGVTAPMTPPLSPYMNHGYFEYVEGPRCASTQTYAGSSGGDIGEELGTVGTNAHYVNSVIGDSDDILMFTTRSVDDELFIGRGGAKNGLGIAATSRYAEVAWFLRRVGSEFVVSKTNDVHPEFFNLHRRAWLIVPGGTPYGGTTYDQVDLSMRPSGGNFDSTDMPPNSNMITNNYKDARKIAPSALNNSLGDLTRRECRSLHQPYIWPYEMMYVPNLDASKNFLINTSYQAWGRYAHLSLPTMAEQSNGTFPGPAMEKSSPTSTGVVYVPKNFVTANAAPVGIAFPGAMTTTNVHSQLSAGTRIGEDIILTNVVSFDVKAWDPGAPVFSGLPPTNSDTSNVITSLLVPGDGGYPGAVDKFNGNASNTIYQPVAFGAYADLNYMGTDASYSSPDFLAVDRYNKYCVNSGNALRTMETGSSFSGRLPRPHYAHPGEGALAGLPKVIALAAAADSSLPRPCVYDTWSTHYDFDGLDNDGDGSIDELTNGADDNLNGLIDEPNVYSNGTLSGEQDAPPPYRSSLRGIKITIRVMEQESKQVREVTIVQEFIPL; this comes from the coding sequence ATGAATAAAATATCCCGAGATGTCAATCACGATCGACGATGTTCATCGTGGGTTCGTCGTGCGCGGAACGGATTTACCTTATTGGAAGTCGTGGTCGCTTTGACGATCACTTTGATTTTGATGGGGTTAGTCGTCGAGATTTTTTCCAAAATCGGAAAAGGGGTGAATAATAGTCGCGCCAATATGGAATTGAACGATCAGCTTCGTAATGCCAAGCATCGTCTGATTCAAGACTTGCGCGGTGTAACTGCCCCCATGACTCCGCCCTTGAGTCCGTATATGAATCACGGCTATTTCGAATATGTCGAAGGCCCTCGTTGTGCATCGACTCAAACCTATGCCGGTTCGTCGGGTGGGGACATCGGCGAAGAGCTTGGCACTGTCGGCACGAATGCGCACTACGTCAATTCCGTCATCGGCGACTCCGACGATATTCTGATGTTTACGACACGAAGCGTCGACGACGAGCTATTTATCGGTCGTGGAGGAGCGAAAAACGGTCTCGGAATCGCCGCCACTTCTCGCTATGCCGAAGTGGCTTGGTTTTTACGGCGAGTAGGGTCGGAATTCGTGGTTTCGAAAACCAACGATGTTCATCCGGAGTTCTTCAATCTTCATCGTCGAGCTTGGCTGATCGTTCCCGGAGGGACCCCCTACGGAGGAACGACCTACGACCAAGTCGATCTTTCGATGCGGCCATCCGGTGGAAATTTCGATTCGACCGATATGCCTCCGAACAGCAATATGATTACGAATAACTATAAAGACGCTCGCAAGATCGCTCCCTCCGCTCTCAATAATTCGCTCGGCGATCTGACACGTCGAGAATGCCGCTCGTTGCATCAACCATATATTTGGCCTTATGAGATGATGTATGTTCCCAATCTGGATGCGAGCAAAAACTTCTTGATTAATACCAGCTATCAGGCTTGGGGGCGATATGCCCATCTTTCGTTGCCGACCATGGCAGAGCAATCCAACGGCACTTTTCCCGGTCCGGCTATGGAAAAGTCTTCTCCGACGAGCACGGGCGTGGTCTATGTTCCCAAGAACTTCGTTACGGCCAACGCGGCTCCGGTCGGTATCGCATTTCCCGGCGCGATGACGACGACGAACGTACATTCCCAACTTAGCGCCGGCACTCGCATCGGCGAAGACATCATTCTTACCAACGTCGTCAGCTTCGATGTGAAAGCATGGGATCCCGGTGCCCCTGTGTTCTCAGGTCTGCCGCCAACGAATAGTGACACATCGAACGTAATCACATCTCTCTTGGTTCCAGGTGATGGAGGTTATCCCGGTGCGGTGGATAAATTCAACGGTAATGCAAGTAACACCATTTATCAGCCGGTCGCCTTCGGAGCTTATGCCGATTTGAACTACATGGGAACGGACGCTTCTTATAGTTCGCCCGATTTTCTAGCGGTGGATCGTTACAATAAGTATTGCGTGAATTCGGGCAACGCATTGCGCACGATGGAAACGGGATCATCTTTTTCAGGAAGATTGCCTCGCCCTCATTACGCTCATCCCGGAGAAGGGGCATTGGCCGGGTTGCCGAAGGTTATCGCTCTTGCTGCCGCAGCAGATTCTTCATTGCCGCGACCGTGCGTCTACGACACATGGTCGACGCACTATGATTTCGATGGACTTGACAACGACGGCGACGGAAGCATCGACGAACTGACGAATGGAGCGGATGACAATCTCAATGGCTTAATCGACGAGCCGAATGTCTACAGCAACGGCACTCTCAGCGGCGAACAAGATGCCCCGCCTCCATATCGCTCTTCGTTGCGCGGTATAAAGATTACGATTCGCGTGATGGAGCAAGAAAGCAAACAAGTGCGCGAAGTAACCATCGTTCAAGAGTTCATTCCGCTTTAA
- a CDS encoding DUF58 domain-containing protein translates to MSISFEGVIYLLVMGVVLTAAVTRQINLLMILYGVMAGPLLLSWRLVRKAVKDLEIARHLPPTVFAGRPFSIELELTNKKRRGGSFAVWIRDELQRRSAGSEKPIATDLYFPYVPAGESRKSSYQGILNIRGVYDFQPVKLSSRFPLGLLRTMIRVDKPQRLVVLPSIGKLSPVWHRLLATDGDAPNGRQRSQGSADGDFYGLREWRAGDSRGRIHWRTSARRQSLTVRQFERRRQSELVLIVDLWEPKNPNAEDRHRVEEVIRFAATVLHELCREPSRKLRLEIVGKTPRTLQATSTQQALHEGLKLLAAAEPTREDRLPKILIGVTEQGDRGAGVVIAATRRNDLMDHERFALLGKQTETQASLNKITSVSPVEPRWRELFDPGAP, encoded by the coding sequence ATGTCGATTTCCTTCGAAGGGGTGATCTACCTCCTCGTGATGGGCGTGGTTCTTACTGCGGCCGTGACTAGGCAAATCAACCTGCTGATGATCTTGTACGGCGTGATGGCCGGACCGCTGCTGCTGTCGTGGCGATTGGTTCGCAAGGCCGTAAAAGACCTGGAGATCGCGAGGCACCTTCCGCCAACGGTGTTCGCCGGCCGGCCGTTTTCCATCGAACTGGAACTCACGAACAAGAAGCGACGCGGCGGCAGCTTCGCGGTTTGGATCCGCGACGAATTACAGCGCCGAAGTGCCGGTTCCGAAAAGCCGATCGCAACCGATTTATATTTCCCGTATGTTCCCGCCGGTGAATCGAGAAAATCGAGTTATCAAGGCATCCTCAACATTCGCGGCGTATACGACTTCCAGCCCGTGAAGCTTTCGTCGCGATTTCCGCTCGGCCTGCTGCGCACAATGATTCGGGTCGATAAGCCGCAGCGACTCGTCGTTTTGCCGAGCATCGGCAAGCTATCTCCGGTGTGGCATCGCTTGCTGGCGACCGACGGAGACGCTCCGAACGGCCGACAGCGAAGCCAAGGCTCGGCCGACGGCGATTTTTACGGCCTACGCGAATGGCGAGCCGGCGATTCCCGCGGCCGGATCCATTGGCGCACCTCGGCCCGACGACAAAGCCTGACCGTTCGACAATTCGAACGTCGACGCCAGAGCGAATTGGTGCTCATCGTCGATCTATGGGAGCCCAAGAACCCAAACGCCGAGGACCGACATCGCGTCGAAGAAGTGATCCGATTCGCGGCGACGGTCTTACATGAACTCTGTCGCGAGCCGAGTCGGAAGTTGCGGCTGGAAATCGTCGGCAAGACGCCACGAACCTTGCAAGCAACGTCGACTCAACAAGCTTTGCATGAGGGGCTTAAATTACTGGCGGCGGCCGAACCGACTCGAGAAGATCGCCTACCGAAAATCTTGATCGGCGTAACCGAACAAGGGGACCGCGGAGCCGGGGTCGTGATCGCGGCGACCCGACGAAACGACCTGATGGACCATGAGCGATTCGCACTGCTTGGAAAGCAAACGGAAACGCAAGCATCGCTAAACAAAATCACTTCGGTGTCTCCCGTCGAACCACGGTGGCGAGAATTATTCGATCCCGGTGCCCCATGA
- a CDS encoding Gfo/Idh/MocA family oxidoreductase, whose translation MARSRSAKQTSSRPSRRDFLKTSAVVGSGFFIADSYAQVPSKSANERVRLACIGVGGKGGSDTDQAADLCDLVALCDCDENTLNGKAKALATKDKRFADAKLYTDYRKLFDEVGKSIDAVTISTPDHTHAGPAMRALKSGIHTYVQKPLSHTVFEARIMRETAAEKKLVTQMGNQGSAENGLREAVEVIQSGAIGPVREAHIWTNRPIWPQAPDVMARPDYTDEIPKTLDWESFIGPAPMRPYVARYRNTEGPLKGKNVYHSFAWRGWLDYGTGALGDMGCHTANMTFRALKLGSPISVEAQALDVNGETFPSASTVTFQFPARGDMPACKVVWYEGKVKDKEGKLVKNLPTPELLQGETPPGSGSLLVGDKGTLYSPNDYGAAYVLYPKKEFVGYQKPSPTIPRNGGGDKGMKQEWVTAIQGGPATYSGFDVAGMLTEFILLGNVAVRTGKKLEWDGPGCKVTNCPEAEQYIRKEYRKGWEL comes from the coding sequence ATGGCCCGTTCTCGTTCCGCAAAGCAAACCTCGTCGCGTCCGTCGCGCCGCGACTTCTTGAAGACCTCGGCCGTCGTCGGCTCCGGATTCTTCATCGCCGATAGCTACGCTCAGGTTCCCTCGAAGTCGGCCAACGAACGGGTGCGTCTCGCGTGCATCGGCGTCGGCGGCAAAGGGGGCAGCGACACCGATCAAGCCGCCGACTTGTGCGATCTGGTTGCCTTGTGCGACTGCGACGAAAACACTTTAAACGGCAAGGCCAAAGCGCTCGCCACGAAAGACAAACGCTTCGCCGATGCCAAGCTCTACACCGACTACCGCAAGCTGTTCGACGAAGTCGGCAAGAGCATCGACGCCGTGACGATCAGCACGCCCGACCACACGCACGCCGGCCCGGCGATGCGCGCCTTGAAGTCGGGCATTCATACCTACGTGCAAAAGCCGTTGTCACACACGGTGTTCGAGGCTCGCATCATGCGCGAGACGGCCGCCGAGAAGAAACTCGTGACGCAGATGGGGAACCAAGGTTCCGCCGAGAATGGTTTGCGCGAAGCGGTCGAGGTGATTCAATCGGGCGCGATCGGACCGGTGCGAGAAGCCCATATCTGGACGAACCGACCGATTTGGCCGCAAGCTCCCGACGTCATGGCGCGACCGGACTACACCGACGAAATCCCTAAGACACTCGACTGGGAATCGTTCATCGGCCCGGCGCCGATGCGTCCGTATGTCGCTCGGTATCGCAACACCGAAGGCCCGCTCAAAGGGAAGAACGTCTATCATTCGTTCGCTTGGCGGGGTTGGTTGGACTACGGCACCGGCGCGCTCGGCGACATGGGGTGCCACACCGCGAACATGACGTTCCGGGCCTTGAAGCTCGGTTCGCCGATCAGCGTCGAAGCGCAAGCGCTCGACGTCAACGGCGAGACGTTCCCAAGTGCATCGACCGTCACGTTTCAATTCCCGGCACGCGGCGACATGCCGGCCTGTAAGGTCGTGTGGTACGAAGGCAAAGTGAAAGATAAGGAAGGGAAGCTCGTCAAGAATCTGCCGACGCCGGAACTGCTCCAAGGCGAAACTCCGCCGGGAAGCGGATCGCTGTTGGTCGGCGATAAGGGAACGTTATATTCCCCGAACGACTACGGTGCGGCCTACGTGCTCTATCCGAAAAAGGAATTCGTCGGATATCAAAAGCCATCGCCGACGATTCCGCGCAACGGCGGCGGCGACAAAGGGATGAAGCAAGAATGGGTTACTGCGATCCAAGGGGGCCCGGCCACTTACTCCGGTTTCGATGTGGCGGGCATGCTCACCGAGTTCATCTTGCTCGGCAACGTCGCCGTGCGCACCGGCAAGAAGCTCGAATGGGACGGCCCAGGCTGCAAGGTGACGAACTGTCCCGAGGCCGAGCAATATATCCGCAAGGAATATCGCAAGGGCTGGGAGTTGTAA
- a CDS encoding DUF3488 and transglutaminase-like domain-containing protein translates to MNVERSLQIVAAAIACMGTAMLGIGEENYTLTFAAVIVSVGALVLCDLKKWFRLNTVGSNIAAMLMLAIAIGQLRTTVAEGRVLVMADLLGYLQFVLQFRVKTVRNYWLLLLVSFLQTCVAAALHMGVTFAVMLTMYLFCGVFFLGYFYFYREQIRFDAESEKAKTLLGKRGYGFSGNLGSKQTNRTLSGDFSGRMTGIVLGTIVLSAIFFVAVPRVGQSNWSPGGIVGERTVGFSPEINLARSGEIIEDPEMVMQVRFVDVRTNQPYQIDGDLYMRGTTVSRYSQGRWERSTIRSFTQPGLPTYAATPAYDRELVRQIVTIEPLSSNTLFSSAPAYATTRDDALKSMLHNSVTGQISRQDSLRTKRFQYELITPGFSLHKQVAIVPLAHDISSRFFTRAYADLLQLPIAGNEDPLRGLKETAAAIVADVPPEKVYERAKRLESYLRDSGRFSYSLSAEERPKKIDPLEDFITNRPRGHCEYFAGALALMLRSVNIPARVVLGYRGGEFNVVGSFYQFQQLHAHSWVEAYLPPDNVPPGRLTSAALIQDGEKFGAWLQLDGTPSASVEQSGTTDSRWFELIQMSDYIGYLWNNYVVGMDSMLQQESIYQPLIETASESWSTLTSSAAWEKRFVETKDFLDPSNRTFDDARLYCAIVGLITLFVLFAIIYGRKIRIRRKSTSPPGRTYRKGAVSSPEVDFYVRLEKALQSIPFGRPGNQTQREFAAAAGDKLASNAGSKSVTAVPRMIVDAYYRVRFGSQALSATEQADLEAALGDLKSALEQRGHAMNGKS, encoded by the coding sequence ATGAACGTCGAACGCTCATTACAAATCGTCGCCGCTGCGATCGCCTGCATGGGGACGGCGATGCTCGGCATCGGTGAGGAGAACTACACCCTCACCTTCGCGGCCGTGATCGTTTCGGTCGGCGCGCTGGTGCTGTGCGATCTTAAGAAGTGGTTCCGCCTCAATACCGTCGGTTCCAATATCGCCGCGATGCTTATGCTGGCGATCGCCATCGGGCAACTTCGCACGACAGTCGCCGAGGGGCGAGTCTTGGTGATGGCCGACCTCCTGGGATATCTCCAGTTCGTGTTGCAATTTCGCGTCAAGACGGTTCGCAACTATTGGCTGCTGCTGCTCGTCAGCTTCCTGCAGACGTGCGTGGCCGCGGCCTTGCACATGGGCGTGACCTTTGCCGTGATGCTGACGATGTATTTGTTTTGTGGTGTGTTTTTTCTCGGCTATTTCTACTTTTATCGCGAACAAATTCGCTTCGATGCGGAATCGGAAAAAGCGAAGACGCTCCTCGGGAAACGAGGCTACGGATTCTCGGGGAATCTCGGGTCCAAACAAACCAACCGAACATTAAGCGGCGACTTCTCAGGCCGCATGACCGGCATCGTTCTAGGAACGATCGTCTTATCGGCGATCTTCTTCGTCGCCGTGCCGCGCGTCGGACAATCGAATTGGTCTCCGGGCGGAATCGTCGGCGAGCGAACCGTCGGCTTCTCACCGGAAATCAATTTGGCTCGGAGCGGCGAGATTATCGAAGATCCGGAAATGGTGATGCAAGTACGCTTCGTCGATGTGAGAACGAACCAACCCTATCAGATCGACGGCGATCTCTATATGCGCGGGACCACGGTCTCGCGCTATTCCCAAGGCCGGTGGGAGCGGAGCACCATTCGCTCGTTCACGCAACCGGGACTTCCGACCTATGCGGCAACTCCGGCTTATGACCGAGAACTTGTTCGACAGATCGTAACGATCGAACCGCTATCGTCGAACACACTATTTTCCAGCGCACCGGCCTATGCGACGACGCGCGACGATGCCCTGAAATCGATGCTGCATAACTCCGTCACAGGACAAATATCCCGGCAAGACAGCCTGCGAACGAAGCGATTTCAATATGAACTCATTACGCCGGGCTTCTCGCTGCACAAGCAAGTCGCGATCGTCCCATTGGCCCACGATATCAGCTCCCGATTCTTTACGCGCGCCTATGCCGACCTGCTGCAGTTGCCCATAGCGGGAAACGAAGATCCGCTACGGGGGCTCAAAGAAACGGCGGCCGCGATCGTCGCCGATGTTCCTCCGGAAAAGGTTTACGAACGAGCGAAACGCTTAGAGTCCTATCTGCGAGACTCCGGCCGGTTTTCTTATTCACTATCTGCCGAAGAGCGCCCTAAAAAGATCGATCCGTTGGAAGACTTCATCACGAATCGTCCGCGAGGGCATTGCGAATACTTTGCGGGAGCACTCGCGCTGATGTTGCGATCCGTAAATATTCCCGCTCGGGTCGTGCTGGGATATCGAGGAGGAGAATTCAACGTCGTCGGAAGCTTTTATCAATTTCAACAACTGCATGCTCATTCCTGGGTAGAAGCATATCTGCCGCCGGACAACGTTCCGCCCGGACGATTAACCAGCGCCGCATTGATTCAAGACGGAGAAAAATTCGGTGCTTGGCTACAACTCGACGGCACGCCGAGCGCTTCCGTCGAGCAAAGCGGAACCACGGATTCTCGCTGGTTCGAATTGATCCAAATGAGCGATTACATCGGCTACTTATGGAACAATTACGTCGTGGGCATGGATTCCATGCTGCAACAGGAATCGATTTATCAACCGCTGATCGAGACCGCTTCGGAATCGTGGTCGACGCTCACTTCCAGCGCCGCCTGGGAAAAACGATTTGTCGAGACGAAAGATTTTCTCGATCCTTCGAACAGGACATTCGACGACGCCCGACTCTATTGCGCAATCGTGGGTCTTATCACGTTGTTCGTTCTCTTCGCGATCATCTACGGTCGCAAAATTCGCATCCGACGAAAATCGACTTCGCCACCCGGACGAACTTATAGAAAGGGGGCTGTGTCGAGCCCCGAGGTCGATTTTTACGTGCGGCTCGAAAAAGCGCTACAAAGTATCCCTTTCGGACGTCCCGGGAATCAGACGCAGCGAGAATTCGCCGCGGCAGCCGGAGACAAGCTCGCGAGCAATGCAGGATCGAAGAGCGTTACGGCAGTTCCTCGGATGATCGTCGATGCTTACTATCGGGTTCGTTTCGGTAGCCAAGCGCTTAGCGCGACGGAGCAAGCCGATTTGGAGGCGGCGTTGGGAGACTTAAAATCGGCGTTGGAGCAACGCGGACATGCGATGAACGGCAAGTCGTAA
- a CDS encoding MoxR family ATPase — MSPELHQLVLSLEANIGRVVLGKREVIRLCVIALLAGEHILLEDVPGVGKTLIGKALAKSVDARFCRIQFTPDLLPSDIIGSSIFNGKTNEFFYSHGPIFANIVLADEINRTTPRTQSALLEAMSDNQVSADGHTYPLPKPFLVIATQNPFEFEGTYPLPESQLDRFLLRTSVGYPERSDELRVLTSHRSGEPVEELKSVVDTQQVVGMQEAVRTVAVEDSIHEYLLDLVGATRSCEDLNVGVSTRGALALYRAAQASAFIEGRNYVVPDDVKGLAVPVLSHRVIAKGFQHGNSRDYLESIMRRIVGETTVPR, encoded by the coding sequence ATGTCGCCTGAGCTGCATCAGCTAGTTCTTTCGTTGGAAGCAAACATCGGACGAGTGGTTCTCGGCAAACGGGAGGTGATACGCCTGTGCGTCATCGCTTTGCTTGCAGGAGAGCATATTTTGCTCGAAGACGTCCCCGGCGTCGGGAAGACGCTGATCGGGAAAGCACTGGCGAAGAGCGTCGATGCACGGTTCTGCCGGATCCAATTCACGCCGGACTTGCTGCCGAGCGACATTATCGGCAGTAGCATTTTCAACGGTAAGACGAACGAATTCTTTTACAGCCACGGCCCGATCTTCGCCAACATCGTCCTCGCCGACGAAATCAATCGGACGACGCCGCGAACACAAAGCGCACTGCTCGAAGCGATGAGCGACAACCAAGTGTCGGCCGATGGACACACCTACCCGTTGCCGAAGCCGTTTCTCGTCATCGCGACGCAGAACCCCTTCGAGTTCGAAGGAACGTACCCCCTGCCGGAAAGCCAGCTCGATCGGTTTCTCTTGCGTACCAGCGTCGGCTATCCCGAGCGGAGCGACGAGCTGCGCGTGCTGACGAGCCACCGGAGCGGCGAGCCGGTCGAAGAGTTGAAGTCGGTGGTCGATACCCAGCAGGTCGTCGGCATGCAGGAAGCGGTTCGGACGGTCGCGGTGGAAGACTCGATCCATGAGTATTTGTTGGACCTAGTCGGAGCGACTCGCAGTTGCGAAGACTTAAACGTCGGCGTGAGTACGCGCGGCGCGCTCGCTCTGTATCGGGCCGCTCAAGCGTCTGCCTTTATCGAAGGGCGCAACTACGTCGTGCCCGACGACGTGAAAGGATTGGCAGTGCCCGTCCTTTCACACCGTGTCATTGCGAAAGGCTTTCAACACGGCAACAGTCGTGATTATCTTGAAAGTATCATGCGCCGAATCGTGGGCGAAACGACCGTACCGCGCTGA